In bacterium, one DNA window encodes the following:
- a CDS encoding sigma-54 dependent transcriptional regulator, which translates to MSKILVVDDESSARESICITLQKMGHQLKEAATETEAVTKIKEEIFDLIITDMKMPCEEDGPLDEECGLQVVKRAKEINPSTMVIVITGYGTIENAVNAMKEGAFDYITKPFSIDEIRIRVQKALDQYQIANENKYLREKIKSSFDEMVGNSEGIKKVRDNINEVAATDASVLIRGENGVGKEIVAKLIYENSRRKDNSFIVVNCAAIPETLLESELFGYAPRSGIAGADPKGKPGKFELADRGTIFLDEVGDMSLPLQAKLLRVLENKEFERISGTKPIKVDVRIIAASNKKLEEAISKGEFRVDIFYRLNVYPIYVPPLRERKDDIPSLADYFIKRYEREIPKKFKGISQKAIDLLIEYDWPGNIRELKNIIQRMIIRGKGEYLDVEDVPAEICSFPASLSSRVNTFDEVIDNLIKVYKGNSLWNETLRSLAKRTVEKVGSKNKALEVLGISKPTLLRWVRK; encoded by the coding sequence TTGAGTAAAATATTAGTAGTTGATGATGAAAGCAGTGCTCGTGAGAGTATCTGTATTACTTTACAGAAGATGGGACATCAACTGAAGGAGGCAGCTACTGAGACTGAAGCAGTAACAAAGATAAAAGAAGAGATATTTGATCTAATCATTACTGATATGAAAATGCCTTGTGAAGAAGACGGTCCTTTAGATGAAGAATGTGGCTTACAAGTTGTTAAGAGGGCAAAAGAGATAAATCCATCTACGATGGTGATTGTAATTACTGGTTATGGTACTATTGAGAATGCAGTAAATGCAATGAAAGAAGGTGCTTTTGATTATATCACTAAACCCTTCTCTATAGATGAAATCAGGATTAGAGTCCAGAAGGCGCTTGATCAATACCAAATAGCTAATGAAAATAAATACTTAAGAGAAAAGATTAAGAGTAGTTTTGATGAGATGGTGGGAAATAGTGAGGGTATTAAGAAAGTCAGGGATAATATAAATGAGGTAGCCGCGACTGATGCATCAGTTTTGATCAGAGGAGAAAATGGAGTAGGTAAAGAGATTGTAGCTAAACTTATTTATGAGAATAGCCGCCGAAAAGACAACTCATTTATTGTAGTAAACTGTGCTGCGATACCGGAAACCCTATTGGAAAGCGAATTATTTGGTTATGCCCCAAGATCTGGAATTGCAGGTGCAGACCCTAAAGGCAAACCAGGTAAGTTTGAACTGGCAGACAGAGGTACAATATTCCTGGATGAAGTAGGTGATATGAGTCTTCCTCTCCAGGCAAAGCTATTGAGAGTGCTGGAAAATAAAGAGTTCGAGCGGATTAGTGGAACAAAACCAATAAAAGTGGATGTGCGAATTATTGCAGCCTCTAATAAGAAATTAGAGGAAGCTATATCTAAAGGTGAGTTCCGTGTAGATATTTTCTATCGCTTAAATGTCTACCCTATTTATGTTCCTCCTTTACGAGAAAGGAAGGATGATATTCCATCCCTGGCCGATTATTTTATTAAAAGATATGAGAGAGAAATTCCCAAAAAATTTAAAGGTATTTCTCAAAAGGCGATAGACTTGTTGATAGAATATGATTGGCCTGGCAATATCCGGGAGCTGAAAAATATTATTCAGAGGATGATTATTCGAGGAAAGGGTGAATATCTGGATGTAGAAGATGTCCCTGCTGAGATATGTAGCTTTCCTGCATCTTTATCATCACGGGTAAATACCTTTGATGAGGTAATTGATAATTTAATCAAAGTATATAAAGGAAATTCATTATGGAATGAGACTCTGCGGTCTTTAGCTAAGAGAACTGTAGAAAAAGTAGGAAGTAAGAATAAAGCACTTGAAGTATTAGGTATTTCTAAACCTACACTTTTGCGCTGGGTGAGAAAATAG